One part of the Treponema sp. OMZ 787 genome encodes these proteins:
- a CDS encoding RNA polymerase sigma factor, protein MIKFSGFLRKESPEAVQDRLLCKAVLAGNTEAFSIIASKYQKRVYSLGMSFFKNHDDAEDFVQDIMLKTFSALPKFRGESSFSTWMMRIAYNAAINSVKRKREFVSAFDDFEIKTNDLTPEERQIQNCVKNAIRQAINDLPEKYKICIDLYFFYDMPYADIESVTGIPVNTIKSHIFRSKKILKTELENQGIYGQEEIPEYPVLFKLNLAYDM, encoded by the coding sequence ATGATTAAATTTTCCGGCTTCCTCAGAAAAGAATCTCCCGAAGCCGTGCAAGACCGCCTCCTATGTAAGGCCGTCCTTGCAGGAAATACCGAGGCTTTCAGCATAATCGCTTCAAAATATCAAAAGCGAGTCTACTCTTTGGGGATGAGTTTTTTTAAAAATCATGATGACGCGGAAGATTTTGTGCAGGATATAATGCTTAAAACTTTTTCGGCTCTGCCGAAATTCCGAGGAGAGTCTTCTTTTTCTACATGGATGATGAGAATTGCTTATAATGCGGCAATAAACTCTGTTAAGCGTAAGAGAGAATTCGTTTCCGCCTTTGACGATTTTGAGATAAAAACCAATGACCTTACACCCGAAGAAAGGCAGATTCAAAATTGTGTAAAAAACGCAATCAGGCAGGCTATAAACGATCTTCCAGAAAAATATAAAATCTGTATAGACCTATACTTTTTTTATGATATGCCCTATGCAGATATAGAGTCCGTTACCGGCATCCCTGTAAATACTATTAAGTCTCATATTTTCCGTTCAAAAAAAATATTAAAGACTGAGCTTGAAAATCAGGGAATTTACGGACAAGAGGAAATTCCTGAATATCCGGTTTTATTTAAATTGAATTTGGCCTATGACATGTAA
- a CDS encoding tetratricopeptide repeat protein, with product MKIPFGVLFCYLALTKKRVSLVEGKALFKLGEISEYGRGETPKDEKKALQFYIASAQKGYTDAETAIGRFYEEGKGGLQKNEKEALKWYKKAARKGNKSAQEKLNEKN from the coding sequence ATGAAAATTCCTTTTGGTGTTTTATTTTGCTACTTAGCATTAACAAAAAAAAGAGTTTCCTTAGTCGAAGGAAAGGCCCTGTTTAAGCTGGGAGAAATCAGCGAATACGGAAGAGGCGAAACTCCAAAAGACGAAAAAAAAGCCTTGCAGTTTTACATAGCCTCGGCACAGAAAGGTTATACCGATGCCGAAACTGCCATAGGAAGATTCTATGAAGAAGGTAAAGGCGGTTTGCAAAAAAATGAAAAAGAAGCCCTAAAATGGTATAAAAAAGCTGCCCGAAAAGGAAATAAATCGGCACAGGAAAAACTAAATGAAAAAAACTAA
- a CDS encoding M23 family metallopeptidase, with product MKKNHYLFAGIIVFLLVLGTAYFALNGFNVISSPETALDDGMGGGDTRLPTFRPDKEISDITLPPLDYIVYSVKKGDMVGEIASRYGVSQDAIISVNKLRNTRTLQIGQLLKIPSMDGIVYTPKKGDTPEKLADTYKISLEKLALVNNISDNNVLKAGSVIFLPDAKLDWVTLQEINGDLFKSPIHGRYRVTSRYGWRRDPFTGKRSFHNGIDLATYYGAPIYAALPGTVAATGYSNVYGNYVIIRHHSGYQTLYGHMHTILTSRGRYVTPQSKIGTVGTTGRSTGPHVHFTVYKNGATINPVAVWN from the coding sequence ATGAAAAAAAATCACTATTTGTTTGCAGGTATAATAGTTTTTCTCCTAGTACTCGGTACAGCCTATTTCGCGCTAAACGGGTTTAATGTTATTAGTTCACCTGAAACCGCATTGGATGACGGAATGGGAGGAGGAGACACAAGACTGCCGACTTTTAGACCTGACAAAGAAATATCCGACATAACACTTCCTCCGCTTGACTACATAGTGTATTCGGTAAAAAAAGGCGACATGGTAGGCGAAATAGCTTCACGCTACGGGGTAAGTCAGGATGCAATTATAAGCGTAAACAAGCTTCGAAACACACGAACCCTTCAAATAGGACAACTCTTAAAGATTCCTTCAATGGACGGAATTGTTTATACGCCAAAAAAAGGCGACACACCTGAAAAATTAGCCGATACCTATAAAATTTCACTGGAAAAACTGGCTCTTGTTAATAATATTTCGGACAACAATGTTCTAAAAGCAGGTTCCGTTATCTTTTTGCCTGATGCAAAGCTGGATTGGGTTACCCTACAAGAAATTAACGGAGATCTTTTTAAGTCTCCTATACACGGAAGATACAGGGTAACCTCCCGCTACGGCTGGAGACGGGACCCTTTTACAGGAAAACGCAGCTTTCATAACGGAATAGACCTTGCAACATACTACGGAGCCCCAATTTACGCTGCCCTTCCCGGAACCGTGGCCGCAACCGGATACAGCAATGTGTACGGTAACTATGTGATAATCAGACATCACTCCGGCTATCAAACCCTTTACGGGCACATGCATACTATTTTAACTTCAAGAGGAAGATATGTTACACCTCAAAGTAAGATAGGAACAGTAGGAACTACAGGAAGAAGCACCGGCCCCCATGTCCACTTTACGGTCTATAAAAACGGAGCAACAATAAACCCTGTAGCCGTATGGAACTAG
- a CDS encoding cobyric acid synthase, which produces MASIMIQGTTSSAGKSLFCTGLCRIFKKRGLKVAPFKSQNMSSIFFTTADGKKISSAQALQAKASGIEPRPEMNPILLIPKTDVGSKVIILGEEKKEMKAREYFEYKKTCKPMILETFQKLEKENDIVVIEGAGSPAEINLNQNDIVNMGMAEMADAPVLLIADIDRGGVFAQLYGTVMLLPEKDRKRIKGMIINKFRGDKSLLDPGIKMIEELVKIPVIATIPYMHLELADEDSLIDEDKKCNTQGQSEAELEKELDKLAALIEDNSDMDFIFKAAGI; this is translated from the coding sequence ATGGCGAGCATAATGATTCAGGGGACAACCTCCTCTGCGGGCAAGTCCCTTTTTTGTACGGGCCTTTGCAGAATCTTTAAAAAGAGAGGTTTAAAAGTTGCCCCCTTTAAATCCCAAAATATGTCCTCGATTTTTTTTACTACAGCGGATGGGAAAAAGATAAGCAGTGCCCAAGCCCTTCAAGCCAAGGCCTCAGGCATTGAACCACGACCCGAAATGAACCCCATCCTCCTCATCCCGAAAACCGATGTGGGTTCTAAGGTGATAATTTTAGGCGAAGAAAAAAAGGAGATGAAGGCACGGGAATATTTTGAATATAAAAAGACCTGCAAGCCTATGATTTTGGAGACCTTTCAAAAACTTGAAAAAGAAAATGATATTGTTGTTATCGAGGGAGCAGGAAGCCCTGCCGAAATAAACCTAAACCAAAACGATATCGTAAACATGGGCATGGCAGAAATGGCCGATGCTCCCGTTCTTTTGATTGCCGACATAGACAGGGGCGGTGTCTTTGCCCAGCTCTACGGAACCGTAATGCTCCTCCCCGAAAAGGATAGAAAAAGAATTAAGGGCATGATCATAAACAAATTCCGAGGAGACAAGAGCCTTTTAGACCCCGGCATAAAAATGATTGAAGAGCTTGTAAAGATTCCCGTAATCGCTACAATCCCCTATATGCACTTGGAACTCGCCGATGAGGACAGCCTCATAGATGAGGATAAAAAATGTAATACCCAAGGCCAAAGCGAGGCCGAGCTAGAAAAAGAACTTGACAAACTCGCTGCCCTCATCGAAGATAACAGCGATATGGATTTTATTTTTAAGGCTGCGGGGATTTAA
- a CDS encoding SEL1-like repeat protein produces MNKKTEIKLLKEKAQKGNAKSMCELALLYANGDKGLPKDEKTALELFKKAADKGYTKGMTGIGGFYSLGLAGLEKNVDKALEWFLKAADKGDASAMYLIAKAYEDGLEESKQDKMTAFEWYKKAAKKASPVKGAAIYEIARYYEIGREDIKQNPKKAIDLYKKSFEEGYSEAAYMLANLYSILDFQKPQSKEYKKEAVNWYLKAAKKNHRDAMFETAEFYMEGAGDFLKKDVKKALKWYLKAANAGQKKAIFVIGSFYDQGINSLAQDKKKALEWFKKTGEDDLFCKIGDFYKNSGYRTYGFNNSKKIALSYYKKAAKKGSIDAMYKIGGLYRSELDDKDRNIKTASEWYKKAADTGDKKSMHTLGECYIEEKDVQKALEWFEKASKAGNIDSTLKLGLYYEYGYEGFVKDEKKSLEYYKKALKEDPSYAEALYGMGRFCEHGKGGLPQDENKALDYYEKAIDNEKNSLKYAYLKLLFSGQTQSSSREEATDAQTNDQASDKKKEIMYQIGRNYLNKGRTNSFQRDEKNALKWFQKAFEAGDDDAAYTIGSIYEEQKDDLNALEWYKKAADNGDNDAIYKIGCLYIYTKNNSIKNNREGINWLQKAAALGYDSAIRELKSLYSDGSDPFCNEILSDEEITESDIDWYKKNALSEGNERDMYLIGRFYEKGSRGYKKDEAQALEWYIKAAEKGYTQAMALVAYFYAYGPGGLKKDEKEALKWYKKIGKKDNGCSLYNEAHFYESEYTNLVVDKKRALKLYKLSAEFGYTDALYNIGCLYEEGPDGIKKDEKEALKYYQKAVENGSCIGMIKMAYIYDYGLCGLKKDKKEALKWYKKIGKEDKGYTLYMHARYYESGCDDQGPDKKRALKLYKLAAEFGYTDALCKIGYLYEEGPDGLKKDEKEALKYYQKAADKGDLSAMEKLSIFYDQGKGGLKKSVKKAFQWYKKSRTLSTGALRTGDSLIDQFRESIPNEESFVKKHDRNQEAVLMYELGSKYTELYGWKYDIKKALGWFKRAAAKGSVEAKKAMEDLYCKIKEGEDK; encoded by the coding sequence ATGAATAAAAAAACGGAAATCAAATTATTGAAAGAAAAAGCTCAAAAGGGCAATGCGAAATCTATGTGTGAATTAGCTCTTTTATATGCGAATGGAGATAAGGGTCTTCCTAAGGATGAAAAAACGGCATTAGAATTATTTAAAAAGGCCGCCGATAAAGGTTATACAAAGGGTATGACCGGTATAGGAGGCTTTTATTCCTTGGGGCTGGCAGGGCTTGAAAAAAATGTAGATAAGGCTTTAGAATGGTTTTTAAAAGCTGCCGATAAAGGCGATGCCTCAGCTATGTATCTTATAGCAAAGGCCTATGAAGACGGTCTTGAAGAATCGAAACAAGACAAAATGACGGCTTTTGAATGGTATAAAAAAGCTGCAAAAAAAGCTTCTCCCGTTAAAGGTGCCGCCATATACGAAATAGCCCGCTATTACGAAATAGGCCGTGAAGACATAAAGCAGAATCCCAAAAAAGCAATAGACTTATATAAAAAATCCTTTGAGGAAGGATATTCGGAAGCAGCATATATGCTTGCTAACCTATACTCCATTTTAGATTTTCAAAAACCTCAATCTAAAGAATATAAAAAAGAAGCCGTTAACTGGTACTTAAAAGCCGCTAAAAAAAATCATAGAGATGCAATGTTTGAAACGGCCGAGTTTTATATGGAAGGAGCCGGAGATTTTTTAAAAAAAGATGTAAAAAAAGCCTTAAAATGGTATCTTAAAGCCGCAAATGCAGGACAAAAAAAAGCTATCTTTGTTATTGGAAGTTTTTACGACCAAGGTATAAATTCTCTAGCCCAAGACAAAAAAAAGGCTCTCGAATGGTTTAAAAAAACTGGAGAAGATGATCTTTTCTGCAAAATCGGAGACTTTTATAAAAACAGTGGGTACAGAACATACGGCTTCAATAATTCAAAAAAAATAGCCCTAAGCTATTATAAAAAGGCTGCAAAAAAAGGAAGCATAGATGCCATGTATAAAATAGGCGGGTTATACAGATCCGAACTTGACGATAAAGACAGAAATATAAAAACAGCCTCAGAATGGTACAAAAAAGCGGCTGATACAGGCGACAAAAAGTCAATGCACACATTGGGAGAATGCTACATAGAGGAAAAAGACGTTCAAAAAGCTTTAGAATGGTTTGAAAAAGCTTCCAAGGCAGGCAACATAGATTCTACACTTAAATTAGGACTTTACTATGAATACGGCTATGAAGGCTTTGTAAAGGATGAAAAAAAATCTCTTGAATACTATAAAAAAGCCTTAAAAGAAGATCCGTCATATGCAGAGGCCTTGTACGGTATGGGAAGATTCTGCGAGCACGGAAAAGGCGGCCTTCCTCAAGATGAAAATAAGGCCTTAGACTACTATGAAAAAGCCATAGACAATGAAAAAAACTCCTTAAAATATGCCTATCTAAAATTGTTATTCAGCGGACAAACTCAAAGCTCCTCTCGTGAGGAAGCAACAGACGCTCAAACAAATGATCAAGCTTCAGATAAAAAGAAAGAAATAATGTACCAAATAGGCCGTAATTACCTCAATAAAGGAAGAACAAATTCCTTTCAGCGTGATGAAAAAAACGCATTAAAATGGTTTCAAAAAGCCTTTGAGGCAGGTGATGATGATGCAGCATATACTATAGGTTCTATTTATGAAGAACAAAAAGATGATCTTAACGCTTTAGAATGGTATAAAAAAGCTGCCGATAATGGGGATAACGATGCAATATACAAGATCGGCTGCTTATACATTTATACAAAAAACAATTCAATCAAAAATAATAGGGAAGGCATAAACTGGCTTCAAAAAGCGGCAGCCCTAGGCTATGACTCTGCTATAAGAGAATTAAAGTCTCTATATAGCGACGGCAGCGATCCGTTCTGTAACGAAATTCTATCTGATGAAGAAATAACCGAAAGCGACATAGATTGGTACAAAAAAAATGCACTCAGTGAGGGAAACGAGCGCGATATGTACCTCATAGGAAGATTTTATGAAAAAGGGAGCCGTGGATATAAAAAAGATGAAGCCCAAGCCTTGGAATGGTACATAAAAGCTGCAGAAAAAGGATACACTCAAGCTATGGCGCTAGTTGCATATTTTTATGCTTACGGTCCAGGCGGCTTAAAAAAAGACGAAAAAGAAGCCCTAAAATGGTATAAAAAAATAGGTAAAAAGGATAATGGATGCAGTCTCTATAATGAAGCCCACTTCTATGAATCCGAATATACCAATCTGGTAGTGGATAAAAAAAGAGCTTTAAAACTATATAAACTCTCAGCCGAATTCGGATACACAGATGCACTTTATAACATAGGATGCCTCTATGAGGAAGGACCGGACGGCATAAAAAAAGACGAAAAAGAAGCCTTAAAATACTATCAAAAAGCCGTCGAAAACGGAAGCTGCATAGGTATGATAAAAATGGCCTATATTTATGACTATGGACTATGCGGATTAAAAAAAGATAAAAAAGAAGCCCTAAAATGGTATAAAAAAATAGGTAAAGAAGATAAGGGATACACTCTTTATATGCACGCCCGGTACTATGAATCCGGCTGTGACGATCAAGGACCGGATAAAAAAAGAGCTTTAAAACTATATAAACTCGCAGCCGAATTCGGATACACAGATGCACTTTGTAAAATAGGATACTTATATGAGGAGGGACCGGACGGATTAAAAAAAGACGAAAAAGAAGCCTTAAAATACTATCAAAAAGCAGCCGACAAAGGAGACCTTTCAGCTATGGAGAAACTATCTATATTTTATGACCAAGGAAAAGGAGGTCTTAAAAAAAGTGTAAAAAAGGCATTTCAATGGTATAAAAAATCACGAACTTTAAGCACAGGTGCTTTAAGGACAGGCGATAGTTTAATAGACCAATTTAGAGAAAGTATCCCCAATGAAGAATCGTTTGTAAAAAAACATGACAGAAACCAAGAGGCTGTCCTAATGTATGAACTCGGTAGTAAATACACAGAATTATATGGCTGGAAATATGACATAAAAAAAGCCTTAGGATGGTTTAAAAGGGCAGCAGCTAAAGGAAGCGTCGAAGCAAAAAAAGCCATGGAGGATTTATACTGTAAAATAAAAGAGGGAGAGGATAAATAA
- a CDS encoding flagellar basal body-associated FliL family protein — MVKNKRKGLTLYIFLKYLLFALIVIIIAGSVFSLFKGKKTDEVLKPESPSEIRGKKALYSDLGRLRIPTADKTPGTLVVFPVLEYNSEDKAFEEELVQKKEAIRKSLIDWFSQKTVYELYTMSENEVKKEVLAEINSILNLSRIKRIYFKDFVILE, encoded by the coding sequence ATGGTTAAAAATAAACGGAAGGGCTTAACATTGTATATCTTTCTTAAATATCTCCTTTTTGCGTTAATCGTAATTATAATTGCGGGTTCCGTTTTTTCTCTTTTTAAGGGAAAAAAGACCGATGAGGTTTTAAAACCCGAAAGCCCTTCTGAAATTCGCGGAAAAAAAGCTCTTTATTCCGATTTAGGCAGGCTTAGAATTCCTACGGCCGATAAGACTCCCGGAACCCTTGTCGTTTTTCCCGTTTTGGAGTATAATTCGGAAGATAAGGCCTTTGAAGAAGAACTTGTTCAAAAAAAGGAAGCTATCCGAAAAAGCCTTATCGATTGGTTTTCGCAAAAAACCGTATATGAGCTTTATACCATGTCTGAAAATGAGGTCAAAAAAGAAGTATTGGCCGAGATAAATTCTATCCTAAATTTATCGCGTATAAAGCGGATATATTTTAAGGACTTTGTTATTTTGGAATAA
- a CDS encoding mechanosensitive ion channel family protein, which yields MQNIMNNFQMWLSEYSVRSDIFWLISVLAVSFILHKILKRTATGAIRKIISRLTAKTKSKLDDYIFDKLHVERISLIIYIFAFNFLSLKLSFGAAVMQKLSSIILIWIIIRLLHGLLDGLTAYTENAPQFKGKPYRSYIQVFILIVYITGFIIAAGTISGKSPLTLLSGIGAMTAVLLLVFRETILSFVASLQISSYDLVRRGDWISVPKYDADGDVTEVALHTIKIQNWDKTISVLPTSDLMQSGFKNWRGMQETGGRRIKRSIFLDVSSVKFMDEELRRRVGKIELLKSYFAEVESADISAQYGSDTEHPLNDRRLTNIGTFRMYVTRYLQSLDSLRKDLTFLVRQLEPGATGIPLEIYVFTATTVWSEYEKIQADIFDHLFAAVHEFDLRIFQYPVGGFLAKN from the coding sequence ATGCAAAATATTATGAATAATTTTCAAATGTGGCTTTCGGAATATTCTGTGCGAAGCGATATTTTTTGGCTGATTAGCGTTTTGGCTGTTTCTTTTATTCTTCATAAAATATTAAAAAGGACAGCCACGGGAGCAATAAGAAAGATTATTTCACGCCTTACGGCTAAGACAAAGAGCAAGTTGGATGATTATATTTTTGATAAGCTTCATGTTGAACGCATTTCTTTAATCATCTACATATTTGCCTTTAATTTTTTGTCTCTAAAGCTTAGCTTCGGTGCCGCTGTCATGCAAAAGCTTTCAAGTATTATTTTAATCTGGATAATCATAAGGCTCCTGCACGGCCTTTTGGACGGGCTTACTGCCTATACCGAAAATGCCCCTCAGTTTAAAGGAAAGCCGTACCGCAGCTATATTCAGGTTTTTATCCTGATTGTTTACATTACCGGTTTTATAATTGCGGCTGGAACAATCAGCGGCAAGTCGCCCTTAACCCTCTTAAGCGGAATAGGAGCGATGACGGCTGTTCTTCTTTTGGTCTTCCGCGAAACTATTCTTTCTTTTGTGGCTAGCTTGCAAATTTCTTCATACGATTTGGTTAGAAGAGGAGATTGGATTTCCGTTCCCAAGTACGATGCAGACGGAGATGTTACCGAGGTCGCCCTGCATACAATAAAAATTCAAAACTGGGATAAGACTATTTCGGTTTTGCCGACAAGCGATCTTATGCAAAGCGGTTTTAAAAACTGGCGCGGTATGCAGGAAACTGGCGGAAGGCGTATTAAGCGTTCAATCTTTTTGGATGTTTCTTCGGTCAAATTTATGGATGAAGAACTTAGGAGAAGGGTAGGGAAGATTGAGCTTTTAAAATCCTATTTTGCCGAAGTCGAGAGTGCCGACATAAGTGCCCAATACGGAAGCGATACCGAGCATCCCTTAAACGATAGAAGGCTTACCAATATCGGAACCTTTAGAATGTATGTTACGCGCTATCTTCAAAGCCTTGATTCTTTGAGGAAGGATTTGACCTTTTTAGTACGCCAGCTTGAGCCGGGTGCTACAGGAATTCCCTTGGAGATTTATGTTTTTACCGCAACTACGGTCTGGAGCGAATATGAAAAAATTCAGGCCGATATTTTTGACCACCTTTTTGCGGCCGTCCACGAATTTGACCTTAGAATCTTCCAATATCCTGTAGGCGGTTTTTTGGCAAAAAATTAA
- a CDS encoding response regulator transcription factor, translating to MRIAIVDDEKLICEGLKIIFSTYPDIEVVATGSNGNEALKICEEKKPELLLMDIRMPECNGVEAAKKIKKDFPDIKILILTTFNDTEYIQKALQYGASGYLLKDSSPDVIYDGIKAAISGNIVINPEVAKTMLFENHEETEERVLKTLQEIQDEYGLSQKEVEIIRLVSEGLSNKQIAYKQGLSEGTIKNNISVIFDKTFVSDRTQLAAFAFKNGIV from the coding sequence ATGAGAATAGCGATTGTAGACGATGAAAAGCTCATATGCGAGGGATTAAAAATTATTTTTTCTACCTATCCGGATATTGAAGTTGTTGCAACAGGCAGTAACGGAAATGAAGCTTTAAAAATATGCGAAGAAAAAAAGCCTGAGCTCCTCCTCATGGATATAAGAATGCCCGAATGTAACGGCGTGGAAGCCGCAAAAAAAATAAAAAAAGATTTTCCCGATATAAAAATATTGATTCTTACCACCTTTAACGATACCGAATATATTCAAAAAGCCCTTCAATACGGAGCGTCCGGCTATCTTTTAAAAGACAGCTCTCCCGATGTAATCTATGACGGAATCAAGGCTGCAATTTCGGGGAACATCGTCATAAACCCCGAGGTCGCAAAAACCATGCTTTTTGAAAATCATGAAGAAACGGAAGAAAGAGTTTTAAAAACCTTGCAGGAAATTCAAGATGAGTACGGATTGAGCCAAAAAGAAGTGGAAATTATAAGACTCGTTTCTGAAGGGCTTTCAAATAAACAGATTGCCTATAAACAAGGCCTTTCTGAAGGCACTATCAAAAACAATATTTCGGTAATATTTGATAAGACCTTTGTTTCGGACAGAACACAGCTTGCCGCCTTTGCATTTAAAAACGGGATTGTGTAG